From a region of the Neobacillus niacini genome:
- a CDS encoding fumarylacetoacetate hydrolase family protein, translating to MKLINFTVSGHTRAGAIVDNKVVDLNYAYQAQLKAEGKYRYEAIAKAYVPDNTDELYQGGKESLILAQNAIDFILANPESFGKKLIYNREEVKVEAPVVRPGKIICVGHNYREHILEMGREIPSNPVIFAKFANTILGPEDDIPHFPISDQLDYEAEFTFVVGKQARNVAEEDALDYVAGYTITNDVTYRDIQRRTLQWLQGKTVDGSAPMGPYLVTSDELQNPSGLDVVLKVNGEVRQKTNTANLVFSVQKLVSFLSNLMTLEPGDVVLTGTPGGVGVAMKPQQFLKDGDVVRIEIDQIGALENKVKATEVLATV from the coding sequence ATGAAACTTATTAATTTTACTGTCTCTGGGCATACACGTGCAGGGGCAATCGTTGATAACAAAGTAGTCGACTTAAACTATGCTTACCAAGCACAGTTAAAGGCAGAAGGAAAATACCGATATGAAGCAATCGCAAAAGCATATGTGCCGGATAATACCGACGAGTTGTACCAAGGCGGCAAAGAATCACTGATTCTCGCACAAAATGCAATCGATTTCATTCTAGCTAACCCTGAGAGTTTTGGTAAAAAGCTGATTTACAATCGCGAGGAAGTTAAGGTAGAAGCACCAGTCGTGCGTCCAGGCAAAATTATTTGTGTTGGACACAACTATCGTGAGCACATTTTAGAAATGGGGCGTGAAATCCCATCGAACCCAGTTATTTTCGCTAAATTTGCTAATACGATTTTAGGGCCAGAGGACGATATTCCACATTTCCCGATTTCTGATCAACTTGACTATGAGGCAGAATTTACGTTTGTTGTAGGTAAACAAGCTCGTAATGTTGCAGAAGAAGATGCATTAGATTATGTAGCAGGTTACACCATTACAAATGACGTAACCTATCGTGACATTCAACGACGCACGCTTCAATGGCTGCAAGGAAAAACAGTAGATGGCAGCGCACCAATGGGACCATATTTGGTAACCTCCGATGAACTGCAAAATCCATCTGGCTTAGATGTTGTCCTAAAAGTAAATGGTGAAGTACGTCAAAAAACGAATACTGCCAATCTAGTATTCTCCGTTCAAAAATTAGTATCTTTCTTATCAAATCTAATGACGTTAGAGCCAGGAGATGTTGTATTAACAGGAACTCCTGGGGGCGTTGGAGTTGCGATGAAACCTCAGCAATTCTTAAAAGATGGAGACGTCGTTCGTATTGAAATCGACCAAATTGGTGCCCTTGAAAACAAAGTAAAGGCAACAGAAGTCTTAGCGACTGTATAA
- a CDS encoding SDR family NAD(P)-dependent oxidoreductase, which produces MVREQLKGKNIVITGASGGIGAEIAKLCAESGANLVLIARSIEKLKQLQMELQQKHQVRVEVYQLDVSDTDKVKEVFTAIFAEIGEVDILVNNAGFGVFREAHAATMDEIKGMFNVNVVGLMACTSMVLPKMRERRFGHIINIASQAGKIATPKSSVYSATKHAVLGYTNSLRMELSDYNVLVTSVNPGPIATNFFNIADEKGTYVKNVQKFMLQPEYVARKVVDSMLKKTREINLPRWMNMGSVVYVLFPRLFERIGKKAFNKK; this is translated from the coding sequence ATGGTTAGAGAACAACTTAAGGGTAAAAATATAGTCATAACCGGTGCATCCGGGGGGATAGGTGCCGAAATCGCCAAGCTTTGTGCGGAAAGTGGTGCCAACCTTGTCCTAATTGCGAGAAGCATAGAAAAGTTGAAACAGCTGCAAATGGAATTGCAGCAAAAGCATCAAGTAAGGGTAGAGGTCTATCAATTAGATGTCTCTGATACGGATAAAGTGAAGGAAGTTTTTACAGCTATTTTTGCGGAGATTGGTGAGGTAGATATCCTGGTTAATAACGCGGGGTTCGGTGTGTTCCGTGAAGCGCATGCAGCAACAATGGATGAAATTAAAGGTATGTTCAATGTCAATGTTGTCGGACTAATGGCGTGCACAAGCATGGTACTCCCGAAAATGCGTGAACGCCGTTTCGGCCATATCATTAATATCGCCTCCCAGGCGGGAAAAATCGCAACGCCAAAATCAAGTGTGTATTCTGCTACTAAGCATGCGGTTCTTGGCTACACGAACTCACTTAGAATGGAGCTTAGTGATTACAATGTTCTCGTAACATCTGTGAATCCAGGGCCTATTGCAACGAACTTTTTTAACATTGCTGATGAAAAAGGCACGTATGTTAAAAATGTTCAAAAGTTTATGCTTCAGCCCGAATATGTCGCTCGGAAAGTTGTTGACAGTATGCTGAAGAAAACGAGAGAAATCAATCTGCCACGCTGGATGAACATGGGCAGCGTCGTCTATGTTCTCTTTCCAAGACTGTTTGAACGTATTGGCAAAAAAGCATTTAACAAAAAATAA
- a CDS encoding DinB family protein, whose product MVTAVLNEKLEVFEKSIVDIVAVLKNTEEGALYVKPSESEWSAMQIVSHILEAVEFWVEDLEALLVVPGAKWGRNHEHVRRLAAVDETVVSRLNKDDVIIELQNLVPKVEAALVKVTEEDLVKTAPSYNPNFDGKPLSFLVDHLIVKHVTGHYGQLVRHLEKI is encoded by the coding sequence ATGGTAACAGCAGTACTAAATGAAAAATTAGAAGTGTTTGAAAAGAGTATCGTTGATATTGTAGCGGTATTGAAAAATACAGAAGAGGGTGCACTCTATGTGAAACCTTCTGAATCAGAATGGTCCGCCATGCAAATCGTTTCTCATATATTAGAAGCTGTAGAGTTTTGGGTTGAAGATTTGGAAGCACTGTTAGTAGTTCCTGGCGCAAAATGGGGACGTAATCATGAACATGTTCGTCGTTTAGCAGCAGTCGATGAAACCGTTGTATCTCGTCTTAACAAAGATGATGTGATAATAGAACTACAAAACTTAGTTCCGAAGGTAGAGGCGGCACTTGTAAAGGTTACTGAGGAGGATTTGGTAAAAACCGCTCCAAGTTATAATCCAAACTTTGACGGAAAACCGTTATCATTCTTAGTTGACCATTTAATCGTTAAGCATGTAACAGGTCATTACGGGCAACTTGTACGTCATTTAGAAAAAATTTAA
- a CDS encoding DNA polymerase thumb domain-containing protein — MVDYSTLPHNHILCVDMKSFYASCSAVMHGLDPLTCYLAVAGNKERNGSVVLAASPRLKKDFGIKTGSRLFEIPDDPRIQVVEPKMATYLRISTEITRVFNRYVPKEAIHTYSVDESFIKVDGALHLWGDAFTIAEKIKNDIEREFQLPCAVGIGPNMLLSKLCLDLEAKKHGIAEWKYQDVQNKLWKVSPLREMWGIGRRVEKTLNGMGIFTVGQLARYDLEALEKKFGIMGNQLYHHAWGVDLSDLGAPLVEGQISFGKSQILLRDYKEEEEIKHVILEMCEEVARRARSRRKAGRTISLSIGYSQDELGGGFHRSRTIKQPTNVTMDLYRVCLELFHEHYTGKTVRQIAISIGNIVDDHEFQLDLFDMGAVKRRELGYVVDSIRRRFGSGSLLRAVSYTAAGTAKHRATLVGGHKR; from the coding sequence ATGGTCGATTACAGCACGTTACCGCACAATCATATATTATGCGTCGACATGAAGAGCTTTTACGCCAGCTGTTCCGCTGTCATGCATGGTCTTGATCCCTTGACTTGCTATCTAGCTGTGGCCGGTAACAAAGAACGAAATGGAAGTGTTGTGCTAGCGGCATCACCACGTTTGAAGAAAGACTTTGGAATTAAAACAGGTTCCAGACTATTTGAGATTCCCGATGATCCCCGCATTCAAGTAGTCGAGCCCAAAATGGCAACTTATTTGCGTATTTCTACTGAAATCACCCGCGTATTTAATCGTTATGTGCCAAAGGAAGCCATTCACACGTATAGCGTTGATGAAAGTTTTATCAAGGTAGATGGGGCACTTCATTTATGGGGGGACGCCTTTACGATTGCAGAGAAAATTAAGAATGATATTGAACGTGAGTTCCAGCTTCCCTGTGCGGTCGGAATAGGCCCGAATATGTTACTGTCAAAGCTTTGCCTCGATCTTGAAGCAAAGAAGCATGGAATTGCGGAATGGAAGTACCAGGACGTCCAGAATAAGCTTTGGAAGGTTTCACCGCTAAGAGAAATGTGGGGAATCGGCAGGCGTGTTGAAAAAACCCTAAATGGGATGGGCATTTTTACGGTTGGCCAGCTGGCTCGCTATGATTTAGAAGCACTGGAAAAGAAATTCGGAATCATGGGCAATCAGCTTTATCATCATGCTTGGGGAGTAGACCTTTCAGACTTAGGAGCACCCCTGGTTGAGGGGCAGATCAGCTTCGGAAAAAGCCAAATTCTTTTAAGAGATTATAAGGAAGAAGAAGAGATAAAGCATGTAATTTTAGAAATGTGTGAAGAAGTAGCCCGAAGAGCGAGATCTCGCCGTAAGGCTGGGAGAACAATCAGCCTTAGCATTGGCTATAGCCAGGATGAACTCGGCGGCGGCTTTCACCGCTCAAGAACCATCAAGCAGCCAACGAATGTAACGATGGATCTTTACCGAGTCTGTCTCGAATTATTCCACGAACATTATACAGGAAAGACCGTAAGGCAAATTGCCATTAGTATTGGAAATATCGTCGATGATCATGAGTTTCAGCTCGACCTGTTTGACATGGGTGCGGTAAAGCGGCGGGAGCTTGGCTATGTAGTTGATTCTATCCGCAGACGCTTTGGTTCAGGTTCCCTGCTGCGAGCTGTTTCCTATACAGCTGCTGGAACGGCAAAGCACCGGGCAACACTTGTTGGGGGACATAAAAGATAA
- a CDS encoding CDGSH iron-sulfur domain-containing protein, with protein MSKIQIKVNDNGSLRITGEVELLDGAGNVMETKPAFSLCRCGLSNNKPFCDGSHKGKFDSQVRVAKEE; from the coding sequence ATGTCAAAAATACAAATTAAAGTAAACGATAATGGTTCACTGCGCATTACTGGTGAGGTAGAATTGCTAGATGGTGCGGGCAATGTCATGGAAACGAAGCCAGCCTTTTCTCTTTGCCGCTGCGGGCTTTCTAACAACAAACCTTTTTGTGATGGTTCTCATAAAGGGAAATTTGACTCTCAAGTGCGAGTTGCAAAAGAAGAATAA
- the namA gene encoding NADPH dehydrogenase NamA: MSAKLFSPYTIKDVTLKNRIVMAPMCMYSSHNEDGHIQNWHRTHYTSRAVGQVGLIIVEATAVTKQGRISPRDLGIWSDDHIEGFTELVNLMKEHGSKTGIQLAHAGRKAVLEGEIIAPSAISFNEQMKTPKEMTKEDIAATVEAFKKGAERAAKAGFDVIEIHGAHGYLINEFLSPLSNKRTDEYGGSAENRYRFLREVIEAIKTVWNGVLFVRVSAHDYHEEGLTPLDYVFFSQWMKEQGVDLVDVSSGAVVPAKITDYPGYQVPFSETIRSGAEIATGAVGLITTGIQAEEILQNDRADLVFLARELLRDPYWPRTAAKELGVSIERPKQYERGWMF; this comes from the coding sequence ATGTCTGCAAAGTTATTTTCTCCTTATACGATTAAGGATGTTACGCTAAAAAATCGAATTGTAATGGCTCCGATGTGCATGTATTCCAGTCATAACGAAGATGGTCATATTCAGAACTGGCACCGCACTCATTATACTAGCCGGGCAGTTGGACAAGTAGGCCTTATTATTGTTGAAGCAACTGCAGTAACGAAGCAGGGCAGGATTTCACCTAGGGATTTAGGAATTTGGAGTGATGACCACATTGAAGGGTTCACAGAACTTGTAAACTTGATGAAGGAACACGGGTCTAAAACGGGTATCCAGCTTGCACATGCGGGTAGAAAGGCAGTCCTAGAAGGTGAAATCATCGCCCCTTCGGCGATTTCATTTAATGAACAAATGAAGACTCCTAAAGAAATGACCAAAGAAGATATTGCCGCGACTGTTGAGGCGTTTAAAAAGGGTGCTGAGCGTGCCGCAAAGGCTGGCTTTGATGTCATAGAAATACATGGTGCCCACGGCTATCTAATCAATGAGTTCCTCTCCCCATTATCGAATAAAAGAACCGATGAATATGGAGGGTCGGCTGAAAACCGTTACCGTTTCCTTCGTGAAGTCATTGAAGCGATTAAAACTGTATGGAATGGTGTCCTGTTTGTGCGTGTTTCGGCTCATGACTATCACGAAGAGGGGTTAACACCGCTGGATTACGTATTTTTCAGTCAATGGATGAAGGAACAAGGTGTTGATTTAGTTGATGTCAGCTCAGGGGCAGTGGTACCAGCAAAGATAACAGATTATCCCGGCTATCAAGTTCCATTCTCAGAAACAATTAGAAGTGGTGCCGAAATTGCTACAGGAGCAGTCGGATTAATTACAACTGGTATCCAAGCGGAGGAAATCCTTCAAAACGACCGTGCAGATTTAGTATTTTTGGCGCGAGAATTATTGCGTGATCCTTACTGGCCTAGAACAGCTGCTAAAGAGTTAGGAGTAAGTATTGAGAGACCGAAACAATACGAGCGTGGATGGATGTTTTAA
- a CDS encoding cupin domain-containing protein — translation MAEVNPDVQEYMKSSIVTDYTKDIQQYNLGPLWEAIPTIMHKTPKPQAQAYLWSDELIKKKMAEAAQIFTPDRGGERRAIYFQNPGLTYREPWGWGSTTQTIYAAVQMLLPGEKAPSHRHSQSALRFISEGSGAYTIVQGERIFMEEGDFLITPKNLWHGHAHLGTEPMYWMDALDIPTIYAIGGTFFEPYEDGLQQPDIPDNFSERRYRGGMVRPVGDDKFTVAPLANYKWDRTVEGIKGLMEFDPDQHHGYAVEYINPSTGKSANPTLGTRMQHLPHGFKTKALRHTHSTVYQVHKGSGHTVINGIRFDWKKGDYFVVPNWAWYEHSASEDSYLFSVNDLPIMNRFDLEQEQSLDENNGHQKITGEFKADFR, via the coding sequence ATGGCTGAAGTAAATCCAGATGTTCAAGAGTATATGAAAAGCTCAATTGTAACCGATTACACAAAAGATATTCAACAATATAACTTAGGACCTCTTTGGGAAGCAATTCCTACAATTATGCACAAAACACCGAAGCCTCAAGCCCAAGCTTATCTTTGGAGCGATGAATTAATTAAAAAGAAAATGGCTGAAGCGGCTCAAATCTTCACACCCGATCGAGGTGGAGAACGTCGTGCAATTTATTTTCAAAATCCTGGCTTAACGTATCGTGAACCTTGGGGATGGGGATCTACTACTCAAACGATCTATGCAGCTGTGCAAATGTTATTGCCTGGTGAAAAAGCGCCATCTCACCGACACTCACAAAGTGCATTGCGCTTCATTTCTGAAGGTTCGGGTGCATACACGATCGTACAGGGTGAGCGTATTTTCATGGAGGAAGGCGACTTTTTAATTACTCCTAAGAATTTATGGCATGGGCACGCACATCTAGGTACAGAGCCTATGTATTGGATGGATGCCTTAGATATTCCTACTATTTATGCAATCGGCGGTACGTTCTTTGAACCTTATGAAGATGGTTTACAACAGCCAGATATTCCAGATAATTTTTCAGAAAGACGTTATCGCGGCGGCATGGTTCGTCCTGTTGGTGATGATAAATTCACCGTTGCACCACTTGCTAATTATAAATGGGACCGAACGGTAGAAGGAATTAAAGGCTTGATGGAATTCGATCCAGATCAACATCATGGATATGCTGTAGAGTACATTAACCCATCTACAGGGAAATCCGCTAACCCGACGCTCGGTACTAGAATGCAGCATTTACCTCATGGTTTCAAAACAAAGGCATTACGCCATACACACTCAACTGTTTACCAGGTACACAAAGGTTCAGGTCACACAGTCATTAACGGCATTCGCTTCGATTGGAAAAAAGGCGACTACTTCGTCGTTCCAAACTGGGCTTGGTATGAACACTCTGCTTCAGAAGACTCTTACCTATTCTCAGTAAACGATTTACCAATTATGAACCGTTTCGACTTAGAACAAGAGCAATCGTTGGATGAAAATAACGGCCACCAAAAAATTACTGGTGAATTTAAAGCAGATTTCAGGTAA
- a CDS encoding glycosyltransferase — protein MLTVLFSMGILVWIVFLIDGLIGLRKIDALEDTDKLENGPLLSVIVAARNEENQIRASILSQLAQTYRNVEWILVNDRSTDYTGLVMEELKKDDQRISVLHIEGLPKGWLGKNNALYQGFLKASGKWLLFTDADVKFEKEAFAKALHYFEKHKLDHLTVAPNLSAKTFWLKSFVAFFLFGFSYFKRPWAANNPKSKVGTGIGAFNLVSKESYSSFGTHEMVKMRPDDDLQLGMRIKQAGYAQRIVTALKLVEVEWYGSLQEAFIGLEKNTFAGLHYRVSMVFFAISGVFITNVLPFITLFSSNKIIVLLSLGIILLSGIHYVMVIKKMTIFSPVMFLVLPVTAVLFIYSIIRASYLTYKRGGIMWRGTLYKLRELRDKE, from the coding sequence ATGCTGACGGTATTATTTTCAATGGGTATCCTGGTCTGGATTGTTTTTCTCATAGACGGGCTAATCGGTTTACGGAAAATAGACGCTTTAGAAGATACGGATAAGTTAGAAAATGGACCTTTGTTATCGGTCATTGTAGCGGCACGCAATGAAGAAAATCAAATAAGAGCTAGTATCCTCAGTCAGTTGGCGCAAACTTATAGAAACGTTGAATGGATTCTCGTTAATGACAGGTCAACGGATTATACTGGACTTGTGATGGAAGAATTAAAAAAGGACGATCAGCGAATTTCTGTTCTTCACATAGAGGGATTGCCTAAAGGGTGGCTTGGAAAAAATAATGCCTTATATCAAGGATTCCTTAAAGCGTCTGGAAAATGGCTATTGTTCACCGATGCGGATGTAAAGTTTGAAAAAGAGGCATTTGCAAAGGCACTGCATTATTTTGAGAAGCATAAGCTTGACCATTTAACTGTCGCACCAAACCTGAGCGCGAAAACGTTTTGGTTAAAATCATTTGTCGCCTTTTTTCTATTCGGTTTTTCTTATTTTAAAAGACCATGGGCGGCAAATAACCCCAAATCAAAAGTTGGGACTGGAATTGGCGCATTTAATCTTGTTTCCAAAGAATCGTATAGCAGCTTTGGAACACATGAAATGGTGAAAATGCGGCCGGATGATGACTTGCAGCTTGGAATGAGAATAAAACAAGCAGGCTATGCTCAGAGGATTGTCACGGCACTTAAGCTGGTTGAGGTAGAATGGTATGGAAGTTTACAGGAAGCATTTATCGGACTCGAAAAAAATACATTTGCAGGATTACATTATCGGGTGAGTATGGTGTTTTTTGCGATATCCGGCGTTTTTATTACCAATGTCCTCCCATTTATAACCCTATTTTCTTCTAATAAAATAATTGTCCTCTTAAGCTTAGGGATTATTTTGTTAAGTGGGATTCATTACGTTATGGTCATCAAAAAAATGACCATCTTCTCCCCTGTTATGTTTCTCGTATTGCCTGTGACAGCTGTCCTGTTTATCTATTCCATCATCCGTGCCAGTTATCTAACGTACAAACGCGGCGGAATCATGTGGAGAGGCACCTTATATAAATTAAGAGAATTAAGGGACAAAGAGTGA
- a CDS encoding MBL fold metallo-hydrolase has product MAEWKDGIAKIILPTPYAVGDVNVYLIKGERLTLVDCGVKTKESWIAFKAQLSQLQLSPDDIEQVIITHHHADHVGMLDFLSDQTEVYGHPLNERWIKPTESFFHDQEAFFRRQFVDFGIPSEYFSSILDLRQTFRYSCNRSLTGELVEGTIPPGLSGWKVIETPGHAQSQIALFRESDGILIGGDLILAHISPNPLLEMPAPGEVERPKPQLQHNDSMKKLLSYPIQFVYTGHGEEVSKLKELIEKRLIHQHERAMKVNNWLKEEKHTVFELCKRLFPTAYKRELILTLSETVGQLDYLASIGEISSREDHQPVLYEAR; this is encoded by the coding sequence ATGGCAGAATGGAAAGACGGTATCGCAAAAATAATTTTGCCGACTCCTTATGCAGTCGGGGACGTTAATGTTTACTTAATTAAAGGTGAGCGGCTGACACTTGTCGATTGTGGTGTCAAAACCAAGGAGTCATGGATTGCATTTAAAGCTCAGCTGTCTCAATTACAATTAAGCCCGGATGACATTGAGCAGGTGATTATTACCCATCATCACGCTGATCATGTTGGTATGCTTGATTTTTTATCAGATCAGACAGAGGTCTATGGACACCCGCTGAATGAACGATGGATTAAACCAACGGAGTCTTTTTTTCACGACCAAGAGGCTTTTTTTCGAAGACAATTTGTTGACTTCGGAATCCCCTCAGAATACTTTTCATCTATCTTAGATTTAAGACAAACATTCAGGTACTCCTGCAATCGCTCCTTGACGGGAGAACTTGTTGAAGGGACGATTCCGCCGGGGTTAAGTGGATGGAAAGTCATAGAGACACCTGGCCATGCCCAGAGTCAAATCGCTCTATTTCGAGAAAGTGATGGAATTCTTATAGGAGGGGATTTGATTCTTGCACATATCTCACCAAATCCATTACTAGAGATGCCGGCACCAGGCGAAGTAGAGAGACCGAAGCCGCAGCTGCAGCATAATGATTCGATGAAAAAGTTGTTATCCTATCCAATTCAGTTCGTTTACACAGGCCATGGCGAGGAAGTTTCCAAATTAAAAGAGCTAATTGAAAAAAGACTAATTCACCAGCATGAACGCGCTATGAAGGTTAATAATTGGCTAAAAGAGGAGAAGCATACCGTATTTGAACTTTGCAAGCGGCTTTTTCCTACAGCGTATAAGCGGGAATTGATATTAACATTATCGGAAACTGTCGGCCAGCTTGACTATTTAGCCTCAATCGGCGAGATTAGTAGTAGAGAGGATCATCAACCAGTCCTTTATGAAGCTAGATGA
- a CDS encoding YqzH family protein: MEKKLILKMIKNCFKQYYSEIDSLPMSSSDLEALAERIIQIKVEQPAVDLYEAVNDTVYEFLTG, encoded by the coding sequence ATGGAGAAAAAGTTAATTCTTAAAATGATAAAAAATTGCTTCAAACAATATTATTCTGAGATAGATTCACTGCCAATGAGCAGCAGCGATTTAGAGGCGCTTGCGGAGCGGATTATTCAAATAAAAGTAGAACAACCCGCGGTTGATTTATACGAGGCTGTGAATGATACTGTATACGAATTTTTAACAGGATGA
- the proC gene encoding pyrroline-5-carboxylate reductase, which produces MKKIACIGAGSMAEAFISGILENSLIDKKNVWVTNNSNEERLKRLRDTYGVRTTYDLKELFAGADIVILSMKPKDAATAIQYIREYLTEKMLVVSVLAGVSMSTIETLARLPIAVVRAMPNTSAAVGKSATAVAVNERVTPQQIELMKDLFGTVGLTTFVEEEQLDAVTGLSGSGPAYIYYLIEAMEKSAVEVGLDKEMASELIVQTLIGAAEMVKNSTKSSEQLRRDVTSPGGTTEAGVKVLEEHQVQQAFISCIKAATAQSKKMGAALREQLEVTEPTS; this is translated from the coding sequence ATGAAAAAGATAGCATGTATTGGTGCCGGTTCAATGGCTGAGGCATTTATTTCAGGGATTCTTGAAAATAGTTTGATTGATAAAAAGAATGTATGGGTTACAAATAATTCAAATGAAGAGCGGTTGAAGAGGCTACGTGATACGTATGGCGTCCGTACCACTTACGATTTAAAGGAATTGTTTGCAGGAGCTGACATCGTCATCTTATCGATGAAGCCAAAGGATGCCGCAACCGCTATCCAATATATTCGTGAATATTTAACCGAAAAAATGCTGGTAGTTTCTGTGTTAGCAGGGGTGTCGATGAGTACCATTGAGACATTAGCAAGATTACCAATTGCCGTTGTGAGAGCCATGCCAAATACATCAGCAGCAGTTGGTAAATCTGCCACTGCCGTTGCCGTAAATGAACGAGTTACCCCTCAGCAAATTGAATTAATGAAGGATCTGTTTGGAACGGTCGGCTTGACAACTTTTGTAGAAGAGGAACAGCTGGATGCTGTTACAGGACTCTCCGGCAGCGGACCTGCGTATATTTATTACCTTATAGAAGCAATGGAAAAAAGTGCTGTTGAGGTTGGTCTCGATAAGGAGATGGCGAGTGAATTAATCGTACAAACCTTAATTGGAGCAGCTGAGATGGTGAAAAACTCCACAAAATCATCTGAACAGTTACGAAGAGATGTAACAAGCCCAGGCGGTACAACAGAGGCAGGGGTAAAAGTACTCGAAGAACATCAAGTCCAGCAAGCGTTCATTTCTTGTATTAAGGCTGCAACCGCACAATCGAAAAAAATGGGAGCGGCATTACGTGAACAGCTGGAAGTTACCGAACCAACTTCCTAA
- a CDS encoding FAD-dependent monooxygenase has translation MTNVSDIIIVGGGIGGLAAALSIQETGKSVAVFEQAPEFGEVGAGIQLAPNALEVLDRLGVKEEILKHAVVPKRLVLKDVYTAKELATLDLGEGFQKEFGQPYIVLHRSDLHRVLYEECQKRSNIKFFTNQCIQTAEQNGDTVTIVNQNGETFTAEAVVGADGVKSNMRKQLVDDKPVNSAYVAYRGTIPIEEVATTANLDLDDVIMWIGPNLHMVQYPVRRGELYNQVVVFKSYDATVEDWGTPEEMARRFENCHPKVENALTYINRQFRWQMYDREPIDNWTNGNITLLGDSGHAMLQYLAQGGVQALEDAFVLGEKLKEHKTYEEAFKAYQEIRIPRSAMVQGSARRWGEIIHAEDPTALALRNFIFEHHKPTDYNVVDFLYGYFKKNYESVNC, from the coding sequence ATGACTAATGTAAGCGACATTATTATAGTAGGTGGAGGAATTGGTGGTTTAGCGGCAGCACTATCAATCCAAGAAACGGGTAAATCAGTAGCAGTTTTTGAGCAAGCACCTGAATTTGGGGAAGTAGGTGCAGGTATTCAGTTAGCACCAAATGCATTAGAGGTTTTAGATCGTTTAGGTGTAAAGGAAGAAATCTTAAAACATGCGGTAGTACCAAAACGCCTTGTCCTAAAAGACGTTTATACTGCAAAAGAATTAGCAACTCTTGACTTAGGAGAAGGGTTCCAAAAGGAATTCGGCCAGCCATACATCGTATTACATCGCTCCGACCTGCACAGAGTACTTTATGAAGAATGTCAAAAACGCAGTAATATCAAATTCTTTACCAACCAATGTATTCAAACTGCAGAACAAAATGGAGATACTGTAACAATTGTTAACCAAAATGGTGAAACGTTTACTGCAGAAGCAGTTGTTGGTGCCGATGGGGTAAAATCAAACATGCGTAAGCAGCTAGTTGATGATAAGCCAGTAAACTCTGCGTATGTAGCTTACCGTGGAACGATTCCAATTGAAGAAGTGGCTACTACCGCAAACTTAGACTTAGACGATGTCATCATGTGGATTGGACCAAACCTGCACATGGTACAATACCCAGTTCGGCGCGGAGAGCTTTACAACCAAGTAGTCGTATTTAAATCATATGATGCTACTGTAGAAGACTGGGGAACACCAGAAGAAATGGCACGTCGTTTTGAAAATTGTCATCCAAAGGTTGAAAACGCTTTAACTTATATTAACCGTCAATTCCGTTGGCAAATGTATGACCGTGAACCAATCGACAATTGGACAAATGGGAACATTACGCTATTAGGAGATTCTGGTCATGCCATGCTTCAATATTTAGCACAAGGCGGCGTTCAAGCCCTTGAAGATGCATTTGTTTTAGGTGAGAAATTAAAAGAACATAAAACCTACGAGGAAGCATTTAAAGCCTACCAAGAAATTCGAATCCCTCGCTCTGCAATGGTACAAGGATCAGCACGCAGATGGGGCGAAATTATTCATGCGGAGGATCCAACGGCACTTGCACTTCGAAACTTTATTTTCGAACATCACAAACCAACTGATTACAATGTTGTTGATTTCCTATATGGCTATTTCAAGAAAAATTATGAAAGTGTCAATTGCTAA
- a CDS encoding YolD-like family protein: MIRDRGRIKWVSMMLPEHIKLLRDWVKEDQYEERKEIDEQQLELMNMTLSEAIEFDQFVTITHYRNRNYEIVIGKIHYWDQMAQRLHIIDHFEEVHSIPITAIADIRLT; encoded by the coding sequence ATGATTCGCGACCGAGGAAGAATCAAATGGGTTTCGATGATGCTTCCTGAGCATATTAAATTACTTAGAGACTGGGTGAAGGAAGATCAATATGAGGAGCGGAAAGAAATTGATGAGCAGCAGCTTGAACTCATGAATATGACTTTATCTGAAGCAATCGAATTCGACCAATTCGTCACCATTACTCATTATCGAAATCGAAATTATGAAATCGTAATTGGAAAAATTCATTATTGGGACCAAATGGCGCAAAGACTTCATATTATCGATCACTTTGAAGAAGTACACAGCATCCCGATTACAGCCATTGCGGATATCCGATTGACATAG